A stretch of the Nicotiana tabacum cultivar K326 chromosome 6, ASM71507v2, whole genome shotgun sequence genome encodes the following:
- the LOC107771628 gene encoding DCC family protein At1g52590, chloroplastic-like has translation MNMAFTAPARFAGLTVTPSAHARFRRQFTPFATLSTPPTTSSSSRETVDWVKATASFFEGDNRPIMLFDGVCNLCNGGVKFVRDNDGTRRIRYEALQSEAGKNLLRRSGRAPDDISSVVLVEKDRSYVKSEAVLKIMEYINLPFPQLAFFLQFVPLFIRDFAYDNVANNRYALFGRSDSCEI, from the exons ATGAACATGGCGTTCACTGCTCCCGCGAGGTTCGCAGGTTTAACTGTAACTCCGTCGGCTCATGCTAGATTTCGCCGGCAATTTACTCCGTTTGCGACTTTATCGACTCCGCCGACCACCAGCAGTAGCAGCCGTGAGACGGTGGATTGGGTGAAGGCAACTGCAAGTTTCTTTGAGGGTGATAATCGCCCTATTATGTTATTCGATG GCGTGTGTAACCTGTGCAATGGAGGTGTAAAATTTGTCCGTGATAATGATGGTACAAG GAGAATAAGGTATGAAGCTTTACAAAGTGAAGCAGGGAAAAATCTGTTGAGGAGATCCGGCAGAGCTCCTGATGATATTTCAAGTGTTGTGCTTGTTGAAAAAGATAG GTCTTATGTGAAATCCGAAGCTGTTCTGAAGATTATGGAGTACATTAACTTGCCTTTCCCTCAGCTAGCTTTTTTCTTACAATTTGTGCCTCT ATTCATTCGAGACTTTGCATATGATAATGTTGCCAATAACCGTTATGCACTCTTTGGCCGCTCTGATTCATGTGAGATATAA